One genomic segment of Anguilla anguilla isolate fAngAng1 chromosome 2, fAngAng1.pri, whole genome shotgun sequence includes these proteins:
- the tpcn3 gene encoding two pore segment channel 3, which translates to MSQAEGVETTDTLSTGDQSNINGGNSTKVDEEMRNDLELAAVYVSDAQYNRNIVFDTSPQGVRLYMLYNHWGLLALVYLLIIANLALALFEDPALFPLPIWVTLVTELICLMAFAGRLFHFGRVVPRDSFWKDAKNICIIVIISLTLLDMVIFGSLKAAGYYGVRWSRVLRPLLLVNITEGRQLRRAFRSIRNALPQILYVFLLFIFSVLMFSLMALKLFGKRGLKTKDGSPYFTNYLQIVFDLYVLVTTANSPDIMMPAYNANIFFAVFFIVYILINTYIFMSVFLAVVYNNYKKYLKEEVRQLVRAKRCKMARAFRVLQEPCGAEPVVTQARWNQLVRLVQPDISSAHRELLWSVSDTEKRGHIGKLAFMQLPDLLNIQVITVKSRPHPLQTWQPTLYSSTASQFICRMVKHKAFVYVYDVIILLNAVFIGLDEENSLISNVEWLFLGLYLLEILLKLYTFEPRAFFSKHQFWNWFDTIIIVSALISTVINSALKSTGGYSSRQILDIVFILRILRLIRVVDSIKRFRTIINTLIKIGPTILTFGQLILVVYYIFAMVGMELFKGKVRFFENGSTDSEHEYCGNPLLRGSDFARLNYCRNNFNDIISSFILLLELTVVNQWHVLSSGYTMVTHVSARIFFVLFHIVVVIIIINIFVAFVLEAFFVEYTVAKSDLQTSLEKKIEELELSVQQEDRDSSLVQSMETAENDLGPSETSKGGPSLMFKIASKRYKTVDGLLQRIFEADLNPEDYEDSDGPSQSDANIQNPAYDAI; encoded by the exons ATGTCACAGGCTGAAGGAGTGGAAACCACGGATACCTTGTCCACAGGGGATCAAAGTAATATTAACGGTGGCAATTCAACGAAGGTGGACGAGGAGATGAGAAAT gATCTGGAGCTGGCAGCGGTCTATGTGTCTGATGCCCAGTACAACCGGAACATTGTCTTTGACACGTCACCCCAGGGTGTCAG GTTGTATATGCTGTATAACCACTGGGGTCTGCTGGCACTGGTGTACCTGCTGATCATCGCTAACCTGGCACTGGCCTTGTTTGAGGACCCTGCTCTCTTTCCCCTGCCTATATGG GTAACCTTGGTGACGGAGCTGATCTGCCTGATGGCCTTCGCTGGCCGCCTCTTTCACTTCGGCAGAGTCGTCCCGCGCGACAGCTTCTGGAAGGATGCCAAGAACATCTGCATTATCGTCATCATTTCT cTAACGTTGCTGGATATGGTCATATTCGGCTCTCTGAAGGCTGCGGGATACTATGGTGTGCGATGGTCCAGGGTGCTGAGGCCACTGCTGCTGGTCAACATCACAGAAGGCCGGCAG CTCCGCCGGGCTTTCAGGAGCATCCGGAATGCTCTTCCTCAGATCCTGTACGTCTTCCTGCTCTTCATCTTCAGTGTGCTCATGTTCTCTCTCATGGCTCTCAAGCTGTTTGGGAAAAG AGGCCTTAAAACCAAAGATGGAAGTCCATATTTCACAAACTACCTGCAGATTGTTTTTGATCTTTATGTGTTAGTCACCACTGCTAACAGCCCTGATATCAT GATGCCAGCCTACAATGCCAACATTTTCTTTGCGGTTTTCTTCATTGTGTACATCCTTATAAACACATACATCTTCATGTCTGTCTTCCTTGCTGTGGTCTACAACAACTACAAGAAATATCTAAAG GAGGAAGTCAGACAGCTGGTTCGGGCGAAGCGCTGTAAGATGGCTCGGGCTTTCCGCGTCCTGCAGGAGCCCTGTGGGGCGGAGCCTGTGGTCACGCAGGCACGGTGGAACCAGCTGGTGCGCCTGGTCCAGCCCGACATAAGCTCCGCCCACCGCGAGCTCCTCTGGAGCGTCTCCGACACTGAAAAGAGGGGCCACATAG GGAAACTGGCCTTCATGCAGCTGCCTGACCTGCTCAACATCCAGGTGATCACGGTCAAGTCACGGCCACACCCTCTGCAGACCTGGCAACCCACTCTGTACAGCTCTACTGCCAGCCAGTTCATCTGCCGTATGGTCAAGCACAA ggCCTTTGTTTATGTGTATGATGTCATCATCCTGCTCAACGCCGTGTTCATCGGTCTGGACGAGGAGAACTCGCTCATCTCTAACGTGGAGTGGTTGTTCCTGGGGCTGTACCTCCTGGAGATCCTGCTCAAACTGTACACCTTTGAGCCCAGGGCCTTCTTCTCCAAGCATCAGTTCTGGAACTG gttTGACACGATCATCATTGTATCTGCTCTGATTTCCACCGTAATTAACTCTGCACTAAAGTCCA CCGGTGGCTACAGCAGCCGGCAGATCTTGGACATCGTCTTCATCCTGCGAATCCTCCGCCTGATTCGGGTTGTGGACAGTATTAAAAG ATTCCGCACCATCATTAACACTCTGATCAAAATCGGGCCCACAATCCTCACCTTTGGCCAGCTCATTCTG GTGGTGTACTACATATTTGCCATGGTGGGGATGGAGCTCTTTAAGGGCAAAGTGAGGTTTTTTGAAAACGGCTCCACAGACTCTGAGCACGAGTACTGTGGAAATCCACTCCTGAGAGGAAGTGACTTTGCCAGGCTCAACTACTGCAGAAACAATTTCAACGACATAATTTCCTCCTTCATCCTCCTGCTTGAGCTCACCGTTGTCAACCAGTGGCATG TCCTGAGCAGTGGTTACACCATGGTGACCCATGTTTCGGCACGCATCTTCTTCGTTTTGTTTCACATTGTggttgtcatcatcatcataaa CATCTTCGTGGCGTTTGTGCTGGAGGCGTTCTTCGTGGAATACACAGTCGCTAAGAGTGATTTACAGACGTCACTGGAGAAGAAAATAGAGGAACTGGAACTGAGTGTTCAGCA AGAGGACCGGGACAGCAGCTTGGTTCAGAGCATGGAAACAGCCGAAAACGACCTGGGTCCCTCAGAAACCAGCAAAGGAGGCCCCTCGCTGATGTTTAAGATCGCCTCGAAAA GGTATAAGACTGTGGACGGCCTGCTGCAGAGGATTTTTGAGGCGGATCTGAACCCCGAGGACTATGAGGATTCAGATGGCCCTTCACAATCAGACGCCAATATCCAGAATCCTGCCTATGACGCCATTTAA
- the pgap4 gene encoding transmembrane protein 246, producing the protein MPRWKGVLRCRAHLPRPVVQGVGLCFLTFAIILPSFCHRLLYSYYFLRSLYLDSMSDQALAESYRRGQEALRFWNGPNSAPPPGVTHLAAHKSRPRLLVTVVTARRTEGREYHYLLQVMQQLSSLLAACQGPGCPEVLVCDVESGPQGNEDVSLLEKRFRVVRSAEEEPVKGGAYVNTFEKEKRDYVYCLRRGWELLEPRNVVVLEDDALPRPDFFPVIDDLLSRAFSSRSLYVKLYHPERLQRYWNPEPYRILEWVGLGLVGGGALLLLCCCCSALPCSALHLLFFALYVMAATELLGRHYLLEVRRLSPQLYAVSPATECCTPAMLFPGNASLRVAGYLDQEFCMKGRAKDTVLYQIMRSTRGERAHSLEPNLITHIGAFSSVRANPTYPRLL; encoded by the coding sequence ATGCCTCGATGGAAAGGTGTTCTGAGATGTCGTGCGCACTTGCCCCGCCCCGTAGtccagggggtggggctgtgctTCCTGACATTTGCCATCATCCTGCCCTCCTTCTGCCACCGCCTGCTCTACTCCTACTACTTCCTGCGGTCCCTGTACCTGGACTCCATGAGCGACCAGGCGCTGGCCGAGAGCTACAGGAGGGGTCAGGAGGCCCTGCGCTTCTGGAACGGCCCCAattcagccccgccccctggtgTTACGCACCTGGCAGCCCACAAGAGTCGACCGCGCCTGCTGGTGACCGTGGTAACTGCACGCAGAACAGAGGGTAGAGAGTATCACTACCTGCTGCAGGTGATGCAGCAGCTGTCCTCCCTTCTCGCAGCTTGTCAGGGACCGGGCTGCCCGGAAGTGCTGGTGTGCGACGTGGAAAGTGGCCCCCAGGGAAACGAAGATGTGTCCCTGCTGGAGAAAAGGTTCCGGGTGGTGCGGAGTGCGGAGGAGGAACCTGTGAAGGGCGGGGCCTATGTGAACACATTcgagaaggagaagagagacTACGTGTACTGCCTGCGCAGGGGCTGGGAGCTGCTGGAGCCCAGAAACGTGGTGGTGCTGGAGGATGACGCCTTGCCCCGGCCCGACTTCTTTCCTGTGATCGACGACCTGCTGTCGCGCGCCTTCTCCTCGCGGTCGCTGTACGTCAAGCTGTACCACCCCGAGCGGCTGCAGCGGTACTGGAACCCGGAGCCGTACCGCATCCtggagtgggtggggctggggctggtggggggcggagctctgctgctgctgtgctgctgctgctccgccctgccctgctccgCGCTCCACCTGCTCTTCTTCGCCCTCTACGTCATGGCCGCCACCGAGCTGCTGGGGAGGCACTACCTCCTGGAGGTCCGCCGGCTCTCCCCCCAGCTCTACGCCGTTTCCCCAGCGACCGAGTGCTGCACCCCCGCCATGCTGTTTCCCGGCAACGCCTCCCTGCGCGTGGCGGGGTACCTGGATCAGGAGTTCTGTATGAAGGGCAGGGCCAAGGACACGGTTCTGTACCAGATCATGCGCTCCACCCGTGGGGAGAGAGCCCACAGCCTGGAGCCCAACCTCATCACCCACATCGGGGCCTTTTCCTCTGTCAGAGCCAACCCCACGTACCCCcgcctgctctga